A stretch of the Dyella telluris genome encodes the following:
- a CDS encoding efflux RND transporter permease subunit, which yields MLGLVRIALSRPLTFIVLAVLILIAGPLAAFRTPTDIFPNIGIPVISVVWSYNGLPPDQMSGRVVYYYERQLSTSVNNIEHIESQSLPGMGIVKIFFQPGVDIRTATAQVTSISQTVLKQMPPGITPPLILNYNASTVPILQMALSSKSMSEAKILDQGLNVMRPMLTSVPGVAVPTPYGGAARQVTLDLDPRALAANGLSAQDVSNALAAQNQIIPVGTAKIGTYEYHVQLNNSPNAIDELNQLPVKTVHNATITIGDVAHVRDGAAPQTNVVRVDGKRAVLMPALKVGEASTLAVVSGIKSLMPLVRESLPDNLKVTLLSDQSTFVKGAISSVAREGVIAALLTSVMILIFLGSWRSTVIIAVSIPLAILSAIALLSASGQTLNVMTLGGLALAVGILVDDATVTIENINWHLEQGKSVHDAIMDGAKQIVTPAFVSLLCICIVFVPMFLLNGIAGFLFRPMALAVIFAMVSSFVLSRTLVPTLAMYLLKPHHVETGLGDHPEDQYINHHEGDQPVVRKRSAILESLVSFQQKFEHRFAQVRDAYHATLTVALNHRKRFVIGFLVFVVASFALVPFLGRDFFPDVDAGAIALHVRAPMGTRVEETAAEFDRIENAIRKVVPADQLDTVIDNIGLPLSGVNMVYNSSGTIGPQDGDIQVELKEGHAPTADFVRELRAQLPREFPGTQFAFLPADMSSQILNFGAPAPLDVSIAGRDLKANEAYATEIMKRLRQVPGIADVRLQQSTSYPQLNVTVNRTRADMLGVTERDVTNTMVASLAGSSQVSPTFWLNPKNGVSYPIVAATPQYKMDSMSDLAGLPVTPAGNGASQVLGGLATFTRVPSAAVVSHYNIMPSFDIYASVQDRDLGAVAGDVQKVLDQFAASRPKGTLVSLHGQVGTMNEAFSGLIFGLIGAIVLIYLLIVVNFQSWLDPFVIITALPAALAGIVWMLFLSHTTLSVPALTGAIMCMGVATANSILVVSFCRERLAEHGDAMKAALEAGFTRFRPVCMTALAMIIGMLPMALTQEQNSPLGRAVIGGLLFATFATLLFVPVIFSIVHGREQAQTQSDSALGEPVHVA from the coding sequence ATGCTAGGCCTTGTCCGAATTGCCCTGTCACGACCGCTGACGTTTATCGTGCTGGCCGTGCTTATCCTCATCGCCGGTCCGCTGGCGGCCTTCCGTACGCCCACCGACATCTTCCCGAACATCGGTATTCCGGTGATCAGCGTGGTGTGGAGCTACAACGGCCTGCCGCCCGACCAGATGTCCGGCCGCGTCGTGTACTACTACGAACGCCAGCTCAGCACCTCGGTGAACAACATCGAGCATATTGAGTCGCAGTCGCTGCCCGGCATGGGCATCGTGAAGATCTTCTTCCAGCCGGGCGTGGACATCCGCACGGCTACCGCACAGGTCACCTCGATCTCGCAGACGGTGCTCAAGCAGATGCCGCCGGGCATCACCCCGCCGCTGATCCTCAACTACAACGCCTCGACCGTGCCGATCCTGCAGATGGCGCTGTCAAGCAAGAGCATGTCCGAGGCGAAGATCCTCGACCAGGGCCTCAATGTGATGCGCCCGATGCTCACCTCCGTGCCCGGCGTCGCCGTGCCCACGCCTTACGGCGGTGCCGCGCGCCAGGTCACGCTGGATCTGGATCCGCGCGCGCTGGCCGCCAATGGCCTTTCCGCGCAGGACGTGAGCAATGCGCTGGCCGCGCAGAACCAGATCATCCCGGTGGGCACGGCCAAGATCGGCACGTACGAGTACCACGTGCAGCTCAACAACAGCCCCAACGCCATCGACGAGCTCAACCAGCTGCCGGTAAAGACGGTGCACAACGCCACCATCACCATTGGCGATGTGGCCCATGTGCGCGATGGTGCCGCGCCGCAGACCAACGTGGTTCGCGTGGATGGCAAGCGCGCCGTGCTGATGCCCGCGCTGAAAGTGGGCGAAGCCTCCACGCTCGCCGTGGTCTCGGGCATCAAGTCGCTGATGCCGCTGGTGCGCGAATCGCTGCCGGACAACCTCAAGGTGACCCTGCTGAGCGACCAGTCGACCTTCGTGAAGGGGGCGATTTCCTCGGTGGCGCGCGAGGGCGTCATCGCGGCGCTGCTCACCTCGGTGATGATCCTGATCTTCCTGGGCAGCTGGCGTTCCACCGTGATCATCGCGGTATCGATCCCGCTCGCCATCCTTTCGGCCATCGCCCTGTTGTCGGCCTCCGGCCAGACGCTGAACGTGATGACGCTGGGTGGCCTGGCGCTGGCCGTGGGCATCCTGGTGGATGACGCCACGGTGACCATCGAGAACATCAACTGGCATCTCGAGCAGGGCAAGAGCGTGCACGACGCCATCATGGATGGTGCCAAGCAGATCGTGACGCCGGCCTTCGTCTCGCTGCTGTGCATCTGCATCGTGTTCGTGCCGATGTTCCTGCTCAACGGCATCGCCGGCTTCCTGTTCCGTCCGATGGCGCTGGCGGTGATCTTCGCCATGGTGTCGTCGTTCGTGCTGTCGCGCACGCTGGTGCCGACGCTGGCGATGTACCTGCTGAAGCCACACCACGTCGAAACGGGTCTGGGCGATCATCCGGAAGACCAGTACATCAACCACCACGAAGGCGATCAGCCGGTGGTGCGCAAGCGCAGTGCGATCCTGGAATCGCTGGTGTCGTTCCAGCAGAAGTTCGAGCACCGTTTCGCCCAGGTGCGCGATGCCTACCACGCGACGCTCACCGTGGCGCTCAACCACCGCAAGCGTTTCGTCATCGGCTTCCTCGTGTTCGTGGTTGCATCGTTCGCGCTGGTGCCGTTCCTTGGTCGCGACTTCTTCCCCGACGTGGACGCCGGCGCCATCGCCCTGCACGTGCGTGCGCCGATGGGCACCCGCGTGGAAGAAACCGCGGCCGAGTTCGACCGCATCGAAAATGCCATCCGCAAAGTCGTTCCTGCCGACCAACTCGACACAGTGATCGATAACATCGGCCTGCCGCTGTCGGGCGTGAACATGGTCTACAACTCCAGCGGCACCATCGGCCCGCAGGATGGCGACATCCAGGTGGAGCTGAAGGAAGGCCACGCGCCCACCGCCGATTTCGTGCGCGAGCTGCGTGCGCAGCTGCCGCGCGAATTCCCGGGCACCCAGTTCGCCTTCCTGCCGGCGGACATGAGTTCGCAGATCCTCAATTTCGGTGCGCCGGCCCCGCTGGACGTCTCCATCGCCGGACGCGACCTGAAGGCCAACGAGGCGTATGCCACCGAGATCATGAAGCGCCTGCGCCAGGTGCCCGGCATCGCGGACGTCCGCCTGCAGCAGAGCACCAGCTATCCGCAGCTCAACGTGACGGTGAACCGCACCCGTGCCGACATGCTCGGTGTCACCGAACGTGACGTCACCAACACCATGGTGGCGTCCCTGGCCGGCAGCTCGCAGGTGTCGCCCACCTTCTGGCTCAACCCGAAGAATGGCGTGTCCTACCCCATCGTGGCCGCCACGCCGCAGTACAAGATGGACAGCATGTCCGATCTTGCCGGCCTGCCCGTCACCCCGGCCGGCAACGGTGCGAGCCAGGTGCTTGGCGGCCTTGCCACCTTTACCCGCGTGCCCAGTGCCGCGGTGGTGTCGCACTACAACATCATGCCGTCGTTCGACATCTACGCCTCCGTGCAGGATCGCGACCTCGGCGCCGTGGCCGGTGACGTGCAGAAGGTGCTGGACCAGTTCGCCGCCTCGCGTCCGAAGGGCACGCTGGTCAGCCTGCACGGCCAGGTCGGCACCATGAATGAAGCCTTCAGTGGCCTGATCTTCGGCCTGATCGGCGCGATCGTGCTGATCTACCTGCTGATCGTGGTGAACTTCCAGTCGTGGCTTGATCCGTTCGTGATCATTACCGCCCTGCCCGCCGCACTGGCCGGCATCGTGTGGATGTTGTTCCTGTCGCACACCACGCTGTCGGTACCCGCGTTGACCGGCGCCATCATGTGCATGGGCGTGGCCACGGCCAACTCCATCCTCGTCGTCAGCTTCTGCCGCGAGCGCCTCGCCGAGCACGGTGATGCGATGAAGGCCGCACTCGAAGCCGGCTTCACGCGCTTCCGCCCGGTCTGCATGACGGCGCTGGCGATGATCATCGGCATGCTGCCGATGGCGCTGACGCAGGAACAGAACTCACCGCTGGGCCGCGCCGTGATCGGCGGCCTGCTGTTCGCCACTTTCGCCACCCTGCTCTTCGTGCCGGTGATCTTCAGCATCGTGCACGGCCGCGAGCAGGCGCAAACCCAATCCGATTCCGCTCTTGGAGAACCCGTCCATGTCGCATGA
- a CDS encoding efflux RND transporter periplasmic adaptor subunit yields the protein MSHDAITAAPARTPKLGKAVRIGLAVAVLATIAGISVRAYDYHRVVKWTDAQITPSVQVVTPETHGGQQGLTLPGHLDAWISAPIHARVSGYLKTWSRDIGSQVAAGQSLAEIDTPELDQQYEQAKANLARAQANARLAVLTDKRWKNLLTSNSVSKQEADEKAGEAEAAQANVLAAQADVDRIAALEAFKHITAPFAGTVTARNTDIGDLISANSDSTPALFTVSDTTRMRLYVQVPQGYADAIKPDMSVQLDVPDHPGEQFTGHLIGNSGAVSQATGALLAQFEVDNPKGDLLPGAYAEVHIPMTGNSQTLTVPATTLIFRAQGPQMAVVGTDNKVELRDVHIAMDLGDHLRIDKGLKAGDRVINHPSDSLAQGDVVQVARAEAAGAAKPE from the coding sequence ATGTCGCATGACGCCATCACCGCTGCACCCGCGCGAACGCCGAAGCTGGGCAAGGCCGTGCGCATTGGTCTGGCCGTGGCCGTGCTCGCCACCATCGCCGGTATCTCGGTACGCGCCTACGATTACCACCGCGTTGTGAAATGGACCGACGCGCAGATCACGCCCAGCGTGCAGGTCGTCACGCCAGAAACCCATGGTGGCCAGCAGGGTCTGACCCTGCCCGGCCATCTGGACGCATGGATCAGCGCGCCGATCCATGCGCGTGTCAGCGGCTACCTGAAAACCTGGAGCCGCGACATCGGCAGCCAGGTCGCCGCCGGCCAGTCGCTGGCCGAGATCGACACGCCGGAACTCGACCAGCAGTACGAACAGGCCAAGGCCAACCTGGCCCGTGCGCAGGCCAATGCACGCCTGGCCGTACTTACCGACAAGCGCTGGAAGAACCTGCTCACCTCCAACTCGGTGTCCAAGCAGGAAGCCGACGAAAAAGCCGGCGAAGCCGAGGCGGCACAGGCCAACGTGCTTGCCGCGCAGGCAGACGTGGATCGCATCGCCGCGCTGGAAGCGTTCAAGCACATCACCGCCCCCTTCGCCGGCACCGTCACCGCGCGCAATACCGACATCGGCGACCTGATCAGCGCCAACAGCGACAGCACGCCGGCGCTGTTCACCGTTTCGGACACCACGCGCATGCGCCTGTACGTACAGGTGCCGCAGGGCTACGCCGATGCGATCAAGCCCGACATGTCCGTGCAGCTCGATGTGCCGGATCATCCGGGCGAACAGTTCACTGGTCACCTGATCGGTAACTCCGGCGCCGTGAGCCAGGCCACCGGCGCCCTGCTGGCGCAGTTCGAAGTGGACAACCCCAAGGGTGACCTGTTGCCCGGCGCCTACGCCGAGGTGCACATCCCAATGACTGGCAACAGCCAGACGCTGACCGTGCCGGCCACCACGCTGATCTTCCGCGCCCAAGGGCCGCAGATGGCCGTGGTCGGTACCGACAACAAGGTCGAGCTGCGCGATGTGCATATCGCGATGGATCTGGGCGACCACCTGCGCATCGACAAGGGCCTCAAGGCCGGCGATCGGGTGATCAACCATCCGTCGGATTCGCTGGCACAAGGCGATGTCGTACAGGTCGCTCGCGCCGAAGCGGCCGGCGCCGCCAAGCCGGAGTGA
- a CDS encoding efflux transporter outer membrane subunit, whose protein sequence is MTVKLPLLRRLLPLALVAVLPACSLAPAYKKPDVGPVPDSYAGQTADGLWSPAHPADMASRGPWWSVYANPQLDTLEKQLDESNPSLAVALARYDAARALLGEARSDLYPTLGVGASTSRNRQSDNRPLRGSNQPNEYSANTFGFGLGYELDLWGRVRNEVAAGKANATAAQADLASVKLSLEAQLADLYITLRGYDVQERILQDTLDAYQQGLDMTERRFQGGIASGLDVSRAKTQLSDAQAQVSEVVAQRALTEHAIATLVGQSASRFTLPADKAPMDVPAIPLGVPTQLLERRPDIAAAERRVFAANAEIGVARAAFFPRLSLSAVFGFQDTGMGNLLSAGNRYWALGPDLAMTLFDGGLRKSKVQAAQANLDASAGLYRGIVLSAFQQVEDNLTLLQQLGKEAHQQDDAASAAHDSQTIATNRYREGAVNYLDVVSAQTAALQAERSAEQVRTRRLQASVDLIRALGGGWDSAQSAQLSTTASAVADSTPQAR, encoded by the coding sequence ATGACCGTCAAGCTGCCACTGTTGCGTCGACTGCTGCCACTCGCCCTGGTGGCTGTGCTGCCGGCGTGTTCGCTCGCACCTGCCTACAAGAAACCGGATGTCGGCCCGGTGCCTGACAGCTACGCCGGCCAGACCGCCGATGGCCTGTGGTCGCCGGCGCATCCCGCGGACATGGCCTCACGCGGCCCCTGGTGGTCGGTCTACGCCAACCCGCAGCTGGATACGCTGGAAAAGCAGCTGGACGAATCCAATCCCAGTCTGGCCGTGGCACTGGCGCGTTACGACGCGGCCCGTGCCTTGCTCGGCGAAGCACGTTCGGATCTGTACCCCACGCTGGGCGTGGGTGCATCCACATCGCGCAATCGCCAGTCCGACAACCGCCCCCTGCGCGGCAGCAACCAGCCCAACGAATACAGCGCCAACACGTTCGGTTTCGGGCTGGGCTACGAACTGGACCTGTGGGGCCGCGTGCGCAATGAAGTCGCCGCAGGCAAGGCCAACGCCACGGCGGCGCAGGCGGATCTCGCCTCGGTGAAGCTGAGCCTGGAAGCGCAGCTGGCCGACCTGTACATCACCCTGCGCGGCTACGACGTGCAGGAACGCATCCTGCAGGACACGCTGGACGCTTACCAGCAAGGCCTGGACATGACCGAGCGCCGCTTTCAGGGCGGCATCGCCTCGGGACTGGACGTGAGTCGCGCCAAGACCCAGCTTTCCGACGCGCAGGCGCAGGTGTCGGAAGTCGTCGCGCAACGCGCGCTGACGGAGCACGCCATCGCCACCCTGGTGGGCCAGTCGGCGTCGCGCTTCACGCTGCCTGCGGACAAGGCGCCCATGGATGTGCCCGCCATTCCGCTCGGCGTGCCGACACAGCTGCTGGAACGTCGCCCGGATATCGCCGCCGCAGAGCGCCGCGTGTTTGCCGCCAATGCGGAAATCGGCGTGGCGCGCGCGGCCTTTTTTCCGCGCCTGAGCCTGTCGGCGGTGTTCGGCTTCCAGGACACCGGCATGGGCAATCTGCTCAGCGCGGGCAACCGCTACTGGGCACTGGGGCCGGATCTGGCAATGACGCTGTTCGACGGCGGCCTGCGCAAATCGAAGGTGCAGGCCGCGCAGGCGAACCTGGATGCATCGGCAGGCCTTTATCGCGGCATCGTGCTCAGCGCCTTCCAGCAGGTGGAAGACAACCTCACGCTGCTGCAGCAGTTGGGCAAGGAGGCCCATCAGCAGGATGACGCCGCCAGTGCGGCGCACGACTCGCAGACCATCGCCACCAATCGCTATCGCGAGGGTGCCGTCAACTATCTCGACGTGGTGAGTGCGCAGACCGCGGCCTTGCAGGCCGAGCGCAGTGCAGAACAGGTACGTACGCGGCGCCTGCAGGCGAGTGTTGATCTGATTCGTGCACTGGGTGGTGGCTGGGATTCCGCCCAGTCAGCCCAGCTGTCGACCACCGCCAGTGCGGTGGCCGACAGCACGCCCCAGGCCCGCTGA
- a CDS encoding SulP family inorganic anion transporter yields the protein MSNYFKQGLFGRDLLGSIVVFLVALPLCMGIAIASGMPPAAGLITGIVGGIIVGMFAGSPLQVSGPAAGLAVLVFELVREHGVMALGPVVLLAGLIQVAAGLCRVGVWFRMCSPAVVAGMLSGIGVLIVASQMHVLMDALPKARGLENFAALPGAVIDAVQGDAGSMTALGVGVATIAIMLGWEKLRPAKLRFVPGALLAVVTLTAVVQFAGLSVKTVDVPSNLLSAVSLPSFANLAGLLEPSLMIAALTFAFIASAETLLSAAAVDRMHDGARTNYDRELTAQGIGNTICGLFGALPMTGVIVRSAANVQAGSATRMATILHGGWLLVFASLLPWLMRMTPVACLAGILVFTGIKMVNFKQVKALAQYGKGTAWIYVATTVAIVATDLLAGVLIGFALSLFRLALHSARLKVDLDHHDEPGSASLRLEGSATFLRVPSVARTLERVPANTRLQLEVDRLHHVDQACLELLRDWGRNASARGCELVVDWHQLNQRVEGVRRAA from the coding sequence ATGAGCAACTACTTCAAGCAGGGTTTGTTCGGACGCGACCTGCTCGGCTCCATCGTGGTGTTCCTGGTGGCGCTGCCCTTGTGCATGGGCATCGCCATCGCGTCGGGCATGCCGCCGGCAGCGGGCCTGATCACCGGCATCGTGGGCGGCATCATCGTGGGCATGTTCGCGGGCTCGCCGTTGCAGGTGAGCGGCCCCGCAGCGGGCCTTGCCGTGCTGGTGTTCGAACTGGTGCGCGAGCATGGCGTGATGGCACTGGGCCCGGTGGTGCTGCTGGCTGGCCTGATCCAGGTGGCGGCCGGCTTGTGTCGCGTGGGCGTGTGGTTCCGCATGTGCTCGCCGGCGGTGGTGGCGGGCATGTTGTCGGGCATCGGCGTGTTGATCGTCGCCTCGCAGATGCATGTGCTGATGGATGCCTTGCCCAAGGCGCGTGGTCTGGAGAACTTCGCGGCGCTTCCGGGCGCGGTGATCGATGCAGTGCAGGGTGATGCCGGCAGCATGACGGCGCTGGGCGTGGGCGTGGCGACCATCGCCATCATGCTGGGCTGGGAAAAACTGCGTCCGGCCAAGCTGCGTTTCGTGCCGGGTGCGCTGTTGGCCGTGGTGACGTTGACGGCCGTGGTGCAGTTCGCGGGGCTGTCGGTGAAGACGGTGGACGTGCCTTCCAACTTGTTGTCCGCCGTGTCGCTGCCGAGCTTCGCCAATCTGGCGGGCCTGCTCGAGCCGTCGTTGATGATTGCGGCGCTGACGTTTGCCTTCATCGCCAGCGCGGAAACGCTGTTGTCGGCGGCAGCGGTGGACCGCATGCACGACGGTGCGCGCACCAACTACGACCGCGAGCTCACCGCGCAGGGTATCGGCAACACTATCTGCGGCCTGTTCGGCGCGCTGCCGATGACCGGCGTGATCGTGCGCAGTGCCGCCAACGTGCAGGCCGGGTCGGCCACGCGCATGGCGACCATCCTGCATGGCGGCTGGTTGTTGGTGTTTGCTTCGCTGTTGCCGTGGTTGATGCGCATGACGCCGGTGGCCTGCCTGGCCGGCATCCTGGTGTTCACCGGCATCAAGATGGTGAACTTCAAGCAGGTGAAGGCGCTGGCGCAGTACGGCAAGGGCACGGCGTGGATCTACGTGGCCACCACGGTTGCCATCGTCGCCACAGACCTGCTGGCCGGCGTGCTGATCGGTTTCGCGTTGTCGCTGTTCCGCCTGGCCTTGCATTCCGCGCGCCTGAAGGTGGACCTGGACCATCACGACGAACCGGGTTCGGCATCGCTGCGACTGGAAGGTTCGGCCACCTTCCTGCGCGTACCGTCCGTGGCACGCACGCTGGAACGCGTGCCGGCCAACACGCGCCTGCAACTGGAAGTGGATCGTCTGCATCACGTCGACCAGGCATGCCTGGAACTGCTGCGCGACTGGGGCAGAAACGCTTCGGCGCGCGGTTGCGAGCTGGTGGTGGACTGGCACCAACTCAACCAGCGCGTGGAAGGCGTGAGGCGAGCGGCATAG
- a CDS encoding carbonic anhydrase: protein MKRLIEGFEQFRNDVFPAQREVFRKLAAGQSPSTMFITCADSRVMPELMFSAQPGELFVYRNIGNIVPPYAQHVSGVVAAIEYAVKVLKVRHVVICGHSDCGAMKALQHPDLVQDMPSVAAWMKHADVARYVVEQNGSGLHGTEVLRRLTEENVVGQLEHLRTLPAVAAALASGQLSIHGWVYDIEHAELKAFDAQHGRFVQIEPGKGEVPEATPHARFSLPTASAA from the coding sequence ATGAAGCGTTTGATCGAAGGTTTCGAGCAGTTCCGCAACGATGTTTTCCCGGCCCAGCGCGAAGTGTTCCGCAAGCTGGCGGCGGGGCAGAGCCCCAGCACCATGTTCATCACCTGCGCCGATTCGCGCGTGATGCCGGAGCTGATGTTTTCCGCGCAGCCGGGCGAGCTGTTCGTCTATCGCAACATCGGCAACATCGTGCCGCCTTACGCGCAGCATGTGAGTGGCGTGGTGGCTGCCATCGAGTACGCGGTGAAAGTGCTCAAGGTGCGCCATGTGGTGATCTGCGGCCATTCCGATTGCGGCGCGATGAAGGCCTTGCAGCACCCGGACCTGGTGCAGGACATGCCGTCGGTGGCGGCATGGATGAAGCATGCGGACGTAGCGCGTTACGTCGTCGAGCAGAACGGCAGCGGCCTGCACGGAACCGAAGTGTTGCGTCGCCTGACGGAAGAAAACGTGGTCGGCCAGCTGGAACACCTGCGCACCTTGCCCGCCGTGGCTGCGGCGTTGGCCAGCGGGCAGCTGAGCATTCATGGCTGGGTCTATGACATCGAGCATGCCGAGCTGAAGGCTTTCGACGCGCAGCATGGCCGCTTCGTGCAGATCGAGCCGGGCAAGGGCGAGGTGCCCGAAGCCACGCCGCATGCGCGTTTCTCCTTGCCGACGGCGTCGGCTGCCTGA
- the rnt gene encoding ribonuclease T: MDNLNNSMAGRMAERFRGFLPVVVDVETGGFDADRDALLEVAAVILRMTPEGYLQPMPAVAAHVHPFPGANIDPRALEITGIDPDNPLRGALDERVALDHVFKPIRDAMRDMDCQRAILVGHNAAFDLGFLNAAVRRVGHKRNPFHPFSCFDTATLSGLAFGQTVLSKAVQAAGLPFDTREAHSAIYDAERTAELFCTIINRWRRLEEFERDQIGIESL, translated from the coding sequence ATGGATAACCTCAACAACAGCATGGCCGGCCGCATGGCCGAGCGCTTCCGGGGCTTTCTGCCGGTTGTCGTGGACGTTGAAACCGGCGGATTCGACGCCGATCGTGATGCCCTGCTGGAAGTCGCCGCCGTCATCCTGCGCATGACGCCCGAGGGCTACCTGCAGCCCATGCCGGCCGTGGCCGCCCACGTCCACCCCTTCCCCGGCGCCAACATCGACCCGCGCGCACTGGAAATCACCGGCATCGACCCGGACAACCCGCTGCGAGGCGCGCTGGACGAGCGCGTGGCGCTGGACCATGTGTTCAAGCCCATCCGCGACGCCATGCGCGACATGGATTGCCAGCGCGCCATCCTGGTAGGCCACAACGCCGCGTTCGACCTGGGCTTTCTCAATGCGGCCGTGCGCCGCGTGGGTCACAAGCGCAACCCGTTCCACCCTTTCAGCTGCTTCGACACCGCCACCCTGAGCGGCCTGGCGTTTGGCCAGACCGTGCTGAGCAAGGCCGTGCAGGCCGCCGGCCTGCCGTTCGACACGCGCGAGGCCCATTCCGCCATTTATGACGCCGAGCGGACCGCGGAGTTGTTCTGCACCATCATCAACCGCTGGCGCCGGCTGGAAGAATTCGAGCGGGACCAGATCGGGATTGAGTCGCTGTAA
- the pstS gene encoding phosphate ABC transporter substrate-binding protein PstS — protein MITTKSLTRIGTAAVFATASLFAMGAQATDITGAGSSFVYPVLSKWSAGYAEKTGNKLNYQSVGSGAGVAQIKEGTIDFGATDAPVKAEDLAQFGLGQFPVVVGGIVPVVNIPGVEAGQVKLDGATLADIFLGKITMWNDPRIAAANAGVNLPAKKITVVHRSDGSGTSFNFTNYLSKVSPDWAAKVKFGTAVEWPTGVGGKGNEGVSQYVKQIVGSIGYVEYAYAVKNKISWVNLKNAAGQVVAPSAEAFAAAAATADWGSAKDFNVIMTNASGAQAWPITATTWVVMYKKPKNAEHTKVAFEFFKWALENGQKDAASLDYVALPDTLVKKIEAYWSTEYKH, from the coding sequence TTGATCACTACCAAATCTTTGACCCGTATCGGCACGGCGGCTGTGTTCGCCACCGCCTCGCTGTTCGCCATGGGCGCGCAGGCGACCGACATCACCGGCGCCGGCTCGAGCTTCGTCTACCCGGTGCTCTCGAAGTGGTCCGCGGGCTACGCCGAGAAGACCGGCAACAAGCTCAATTACCAGTCCGTCGGCTCGGGCGCCGGCGTGGCGCAGATCAAGGAAGGCACCATCGACTTCGGCGCCACCGACGCGCCGGTGAAGGCTGAAGACCTCGCGCAGTTCGGCCTGGGCCAGTTCCCGGTCGTGGTGGGCGGCATCGTGCCGGTGGTGAACATCCCGGGCGTGGAAGCGGGCCAGGTCAAGCTGGACGGCGCCACCCTCGCCGACATCTTCCTCGGCAAGATCACCATGTGGAACGACCCGCGCATCGCCGCGGCGAACGCTGGCGTGAACCTGCCGGCCAAGAAGATCACCGTCGTGCATCGTTCGGACGGCTCGGGCACCTCGTTCAACTTCACCAACTACCTGTCCAAGGTCAGCCCGGACTGGGCCGCCAAGGTCAAGTTCGGCACGGCCGTCGAGTGGCCGACCGGCGTGGGTGGCAAGGGCAACGAAGGCGTGTCGCAGTACGTCAAGCAGATCGTCGGTTCGATCGGCTACGTCGAGTACGCCTATGCCGTGAAGAACAAGATCAGCTGGGTGAACTTGAAGAACGCCGCCGGTCAGGTTGTCGCGCCGAGCGCCGAAGCCTTCGCCGCTGCCGCTGCCACCGCCGACTGGGGTAGCGCCAAGGACTTCAACGTGATCATGACCAACGCCTCCGGTGCGCAGGCATGGCCGATCACGGCGACCACCTGGGTGGTGATGTACAAGAAGCCTAAGAACGCCGAGCACACCAAGGTGGCTTTCGAGTTCTTCAAGTGGGCGCTCGAGAACGGCCAGAAGGACGCCGCCTCGCTCGACTACGTGGCGCTGCCGGACACCTTGGTCAAGAAGATCGAGGCTTACTGGAGCACCGAGTACAAGCACTAA
- the pstC gene encoding phosphate ABC transporter permease subunit PstC, with protein MQANVGAVASTVPQEQRAQRDARHDRLFSWLLKGCALLVLACLLGAAGATLWGGRHAFGTFGWHFLVSATWDPGSDTYGALVPVYGTLMTSLIALIIAVPVSFGVALYLSEVAPPWLRTPVASAIELLAGIPSIIYGMWGLFIFAPFFADHIKPWLTNYLGNKPDDGKLSWVAQHTFLGKLFGSDYPFGASILTAGIVLAVMIIPFISSVMREVFQTVPTRLKESAYALGSSTWEVSWDIVLPYTRSAVIGGIFLGLGRALGETMAVTFVLGNAMQLSPSILDPGASIASTIANQFSEAAGLQKSTLMALAFLLFVVTFFVLLIARWMLRQLAHKEGR; from the coding sequence ATGCAAGCGAATGTAGGCGCTGTAGCCTCCACCGTGCCCCAGGAGCAGCGCGCCCAGCGCGACGCCCGGCACGACCGCCTGTTCAGCTGGTTGCTCAAGGGCTGTGCCCTGCTGGTGCTGGCCTGCCTGCTTGGCGCCGCCGGTGCCACGCTCTGGGGCGGCCGACATGCTTTCGGCACGTTTGGCTGGCACTTCCTCGTCAGCGCTACCTGGGATCCGGGTTCGGATACCTACGGCGCGCTGGTGCCGGTGTACGGCACGCTGATGACCTCGTTGATCGCGCTGATCATTGCCGTGCCGGTGAGCTTCGGCGTGGCGCTGTACCTTTCCGAAGTGGCGCCGCCGTGGCTGCGCACGCCGGTGGCCTCGGCCATCGAACTGCTCGCGGGCATCCCGTCGATCATCTACGGTATGTGGGGCCTTTTCATCTTCGCGCCCTTCTTCGCCGACCACATCAAGCCGTGGCTGACCAACTACCTTGGCAACAAGCCGGACGACGGCAAGCTGTCGTGGGTGGCGCAGCACACCTTCCTGGGCAAGCTGTTCGGCAGCGACTATCCGTTCGGCGCCAGCATCCTTACCGCCGGCATCGTGCTGGCGGTGATGATCATCCCGTTCATTTCCTCGGTGATGCGCGAAGTGTTCCAGACGGTGCCCACGCGCCTGAAGGAGTCGGCGTATGCGCTGGGCTCCAGCACGTGGGAAGTCTCGTGGGACATCGTGCTGCCCTATACCCGCTCGGCGGTGATCGGCGGCATCTTCCTCGGCCTGGGCCGCGCGCTGGGCGAGACCATGGCGGTGACCTTCGTGCTTGGCAACGCCATGCAGCTGTCGCCCTCGATCCTTGATCCGGGCGCATCCATCGCCTCCACCATCGCCAACCAGTTCAGTGAAGCGGCGGGCCTGCAGAAGTCCACGCTGATGGCGCTGGCCTTCCTGCTGTTCGTGGTGACCTTCTTCGTCCTGCTGATCGCGCGCTGGATGCTGCGCCAGCTCGCCCACAAGGAGGGTCGCTGA